The following are encoded together in the Bacillus sp. NP157 genome:
- the ssb gene encoding single-stranded DNA-binding protein, translating into MARGINKVIIVGNLGADPETRYTGSGTAITSLRLATSENWTDKQSGEKQERTEWHRVKLFGKLAEIAGEYLKKGRQVYIEGSLRTDKYTDKDGVERYSTDIIANEMQMLGGQGGGEGGGGGFAGGQGGARPQRSGGGQGGGSYGGGAAGGGAGGGGGNWGGGAGGGGQQRGGQGGGYGGGAGGGNRGGDDYGQQRGGGNAPARSAPPVNEGFDDDDIPF; encoded by the coding sequence ATGGCACGCGGTATCAATAAAGTCATTATCGTCGGCAATCTGGGTGCAGATCCGGAAACGCGCTACACCGGCAGCGGTACGGCGATCACCAGCCTGCGTCTTGCGACGTCCGAGAACTGGACCGACAAGCAGAGTGGCGAGAAGCAGGAACGTACGGAATGGCACCGCGTGAAGCTGTTCGGCAAGCTTGCTGAAATCGCTGGCGAATACCTGAAGAAGGGTCGCCAGGTTTACATCGAAGGCTCGCTGCGTACCGACAAGTACACCGATAAGGACGGCGTCGAGCGCTACAGCACCGACATCATCGCCAACGAGATGCAGATGCTCGGCGGCCAGGGTGGCGGCGAAGGCGGCGGTGGCGGCTTCGCCGGTGGCCAGGGCGGTGCGCGTCCGCAGCGTTCGGGCGGCGGCCAGGGTGGCGGCAGCTACGGCGGCGGTGCGGCTGGTGGCGGTGCAGGCGGCGGTGGCGGCAACTGGGGTGGCGGCGCGGGTGGCGGTGGCCAGCAGCGTGGCGGCCAGGGCGGCGGTTACGGCGGTGGCGCTGGCGGTGGCAACCGCGGCGGCGACGACTACGGCCAGCAGCGCGGTGGCGGCAATGCCCCGGCGCGTTCGGCCCCGCCGGTCAACGAAGGCTTCGACGACGACGATATCCCGTTCTAA
- a CDS encoding ATP-binding protein has protein sequence MRHNLASEFRFPRPELAQEMVVSLSGRQKWNSDADGLFLSAPRRTGKSTYLRNDLKPALEADGVEVIYLDLWANLQLDPTEQVYAAVSKALKAHGLRHAAGSSLTDAFRLLIAEGRRVALIIDEAQHLLVSERGDDVTRELKAARDTLNSPGDVHLMLVMSGSDRDKLGRLTNSKSAAFYGSRVRAMPLLDRDYIDWMCGLLAASIPSLGQINAEGLLKTFQSLGNRPRDMDMAISNALNPRLAGGLAFEEAVADHANEIVAAQRTRYRDTYLALTDIQRAVLDHLMTVGDAFTPFGAAAHQAYASHLGRKPGTPAIQKALNAMREMRPPLVWKSNWGEYALEDLGMMAWHDSEVAAGAWPPVESVDTDTAG, from the coding sequence GTGAGACATAACTTGGCGTCTGAATTCCGATTCCCGCGTCCCGAGCTTGCCCAGGAGATGGTTGTTTCCCTGTCGGGCAGGCAGAAATGGAACAGCGACGCGGATGGCTTGTTCCTGTCGGCGCCGCGCCGCACGGGTAAGTCCACCTACCTGCGCAATGACCTGAAGCCCGCACTCGAGGCCGACGGCGTCGAGGTGATCTACCTCGACCTCTGGGCCAATCTCCAACTGGACCCGACCGAACAGGTGTATGCGGCGGTGAGCAAGGCGCTCAAGGCCCATGGCTTGCGACACGCCGCAGGCTCATCCCTGACCGATGCCTTCCGGCTGTTGATCGCAGAGGGCCGGCGTGTCGCCCTGATCATCGATGAAGCGCAGCATCTGCTGGTCAGCGAGCGTGGCGATGACGTGACGCGTGAATTGAAGGCGGCGCGCGATACGTTGAATTCCCCCGGCGACGTCCACCTGATGCTCGTGATGTCGGGGTCCGATCGCGACAAGCTTGGCCGCCTGACCAACTCGAAGTCGGCCGCATTCTATGGATCGCGCGTTCGTGCCATGCCTCTGCTCGATCGCGACTACATCGACTGGATGTGCGGCCTGCTCGCGGCGAGCATTCCCAGCCTCGGGCAGATCAATGCCGAGGGTCTGCTGAAGACGTTCCAATCGCTTGGCAACCGGCCGCGGGACATGGACATGGCGATCAGCAATGCACTCAACCCGAGGCTGGCCGGCGGGCTCGCGTTCGAGGAGGCCGTGGCGGACCATGCGAACGAGATCGTGGCGGCCCAGCGCACACGATACAGGGATACGTATCTCGCCCTCACCGATATCCAGCGCGCGGTACTCGACCACCTGATGACGGTCGGCGATGCGTTCACACCGTTCGGTGCGGCCGCGCACCAGGCCTATGCGAGCCACCTGGGGCGCAAGCCGGGTACGCCCGCCATCCAGAAAGCGCTAAACGCCATGCGCGAGATGCGTCCACCGCTGGTGTGGAAGTCCAACTGGGGCGAGTACGCGCTGGAGGATCTCGGCATGATGGCGTGGCATGACAGCGAAGTCGCAGCGGGAGCATGGCCTCCGGTCGAAAGCGTCGACACGGATACGGCCGGCTGA
- a CDS encoding epoxide hydrolase: MSGAGTGMFFDMTDDSTIRPFPGLHVSDDELADLMRRVKATRWPDKETVADDSQGVQLDTMKKVAEYWGTSYDWRRFEKRLDALPMFVTTIDGVEIQFIHVKSKNKHALPLIITHGWPGSIVEQMKIIDPLANPTAHHGKASDAFDVVIPSLPGYGLSGKPTALGWDPQHIARAWTILMKRLGYRHFVAQGGDWGDAVTEQMGVQAPPELLGIHSNMPGTVPEDIGKLLADGQPAPANLSADEKKAYEQLDDFYKHGLGYAQEMTNRPQTLYALADSPIGLAAWMLDHDIRSYRMIRRVFDGESEGLSKDDVLDNVCFYWFTNTAVSSARLYWENKLAFFAPKHIQIPVAVSAFPDEIYQAPESWAKAAFPKLIHYNRLPRGGHFAAWEQPEEYVSEIRASFRSLRK, from the coding sequence ATGTCCGGCGCCGGCACCGGCATGTTCTTCGACATGACCGACGATTCGACGATCCGTCCGTTCCCCGGCCTGCACGTCTCCGACGACGAGCTGGCCGACCTGATGCGCCGGGTGAAGGCGACCCGCTGGCCGGACAAGGAAACGGTGGCCGACGACAGCCAGGGCGTGCAGCTGGACACGATGAAGAAAGTAGCCGAGTACTGGGGCACGAGTTACGACTGGCGCAGGTTCGAGAAGCGGCTCGATGCATTGCCGATGTTCGTCACCACCATCGACGGCGTGGAGATCCAGTTCATCCACGTCAAGTCGAAGAACAAGCATGCGTTGCCGTTGATCATCACCCACGGCTGGCCCGGCTCGATCGTCGAGCAGATGAAGATCATCGATCCGCTGGCCAACCCTACCGCGCACCACGGCAAGGCGTCGGACGCGTTCGACGTGGTGATCCCGTCGCTGCCGGGCTATGGCCTGTCGGGCAAGCCGACGGCGCTGGGCTGGGATCCGCAACACATCGCCCGCGCGTGGACGATATTGATGAAACGCCTCGGTTACAGGCATTTCGTCGCCCAGGGTGGCGATTGGGGCGATGCGGTGACCGAGCAGATGGGCGTGCAGGCGCCGCCGGAACTGCTCGGGATCCACAGCAACATGCCGGGCACGGTGCCAGAAGACATCGGCAAGCTATTGGCGGACGGCCAGCCCGCGCCAGCCAACCTCAGCGCGGACGAAAAGAAGGCGTACGAGCAGCTCGACGACTTCTACAAGCACGGGCTCGGCTATGCGCAGGAGATGACCAACCGCCCGCAGACGCTGTATGCGCTCGCCGACTCACCGATCGGCCTCGCCGCCTGGATGCTCGACCATGACATCCGCAGCTACCGGATGATCCGCCGCGTCTTCGACGGCGAATCCGAAGGCCTGTCGAAGGACGACGTGCTGGATAACGTCTGCTTCTACTGGTTCACCAACACGGCGGTGTCGTCGGCGCGCCTGTACTGGGAGAACAAGCTCGCGTTCTTCGCGCCGAAGCATATCCAGATCCCGGTGGCTGTCAGCGCCTTTCCCGACGAGATCTACCAGGCACCGGAAAGCTGGGCAAAGGCGGCGTTCCCGAAACTCATCCACTACAACCGGCTGCCCAGGGGCGGCCACTTCGCCGCGTGGGAGCAGCCGGAGGAATACGTCAGTGAGATCCGTGCGTCGTTCAGGTCGTTGCGGAAGTGA
- a CDS encoding FAD-dependent oxidoreductase, which translates to MSLSSSVDVLICGAGASGLTLAIELARRNIRFRLVEKETTAFRGSRGKGIQPRTLEIYDDLGVIDRMVATGSAYPVLRLHAADGSFTDSQVVDSAARTAAEPYGTPLMLPQFLTEAVLRERLAELGGAVDFGHALLDFQQRDDGVSARVEGPLGVETVHARYLVAADGGRSAIRRRLDVGFPGKDLGVRAIVADVKLTGVDRDAWHRFGEGDMTRQLAICPLAGTELFQVQAPIPLDGEVDLSAPGLQAFVRERAGRDDIAIHAVSWASAYTMSARLADRYRVGDVFLVGDAAHVHPPTGGQGLNTSTQDAYNLGWKLAAVLHGAPEALLDTYEEERRPIAAGMLGLATRMLDAMKQGSMRRTREVGQLDLGYPDVSLSMEAPKRDGALLLAGDRAPDAPLLGAGGQRVRLFDLFRGSHWTLLGNRVDRSLLEPRAGLRIHAIGEDAELRDVDGHFHDAYGLAAGEWVLVRPDGYIGAIVDAAHVDALLAYMDRTGLAAGHPALTSATT; encoded by the coding sequence ATGAGCCTGTCCTCGTCCGTCGATGTCCTGATCTGCGGTGCCGGTGCGTCCGGCCTCACCCTCGCCATCGAGCTCGCCCGTCGCAACATCCGCTTCCGCCTGGTCGAAAAGGAAACCACCGCCTTCCGTGGCTCGCGCGGCAAGGGCATCCAGCCGCGCACACTCGAGATCTACGACGACCTCGGCGTCATCGACCGCATGGTCGCCACGGGCTCGGCCTACCCGGTGCTACGCCTGCACGCCGCCGACGGCAGCTTTACCGACTCGCAGGTGGTCGACAGCGCCGCCCGCACCGCGGCCGAACCCTACGGCACGCCGCTGATGCTGCCGCAGTTCCTGACCGAAGCCGTGTTGCGCGAGCGACTGGCCGAGCTCGGCGGCGCGGTCGACTTCGGCCACGCGCTGCTCGACTTCCAGCAACGGGACGACGGTGTCTCGGCCCGCGTCGAAGGGCCGCTCGGCGTCGAAACCGTACATGCGCGCTACCTCGTTGCCGCCGACGGTGGCCGCAGCGCCATCCGCCGCCGCCTCGACGTCGGCTTTCCCGGCAAGGACCTCGGCGTGAGGGCGATCGTCGCCGACGTGAAACTCACCGGTGTGGACCGGGACGCATGGCACCGCTTCGGCGAAGGCGACATGACCCGCCAGCTGGCGATCTGCCCGCTCGCCGGCACCGAGCTCTTCCAGGTGCAGGCGCCGATCCCGCTCGACGGCGAAGTCGATCTCTCCGCGCCGGGCCTGCAGGCGTTCGTGCGCGAGCGCGCCGGCCGTGACGACATCGCCATCCATGCGGTGAGCTGGGCCTCCGCCTACACGATGAGCGCCCGCCTCGCCGACCGCTATCGCGTCGGCGACGTCTTCCTCGTCGGCGACGCCGCCCATGTGCATCCGCCCACCGGCGGCCAGGGCCTGAACACCAGCACGCAGGACGCGTACAACCTCGGCTGGAAACTCGCGGCGGTGTTGCACGGCGCGCCCGAGGCCCTGCTCGACACCTACGAAGAAGAACGCCGACCGATCGCCGCCGGCATGCTCGGCCTGGCCACGCGCATGCTCGATGCGATGAAGCAAGGCAGCATGCGACGCACCCGCGAAGTCGGCCAGCTCGACCTTGGCTATCCCGACGTGTCGCTGTCGATGGAAGCACCGAAGCGCGATGGCGCCCTGCTACTTGCAGGCGACCGCGCACCCGACGCGCCGCTGCTCGGCGCCGGGGGCCAGCGCGTCCGCCTGTTCGACCTGTTCCGCGGTTCGCACTGGACCCTGCTTGGCAATCGGGTCGACAGGTCGCTCCTGGAGCCACGCGCCGGCCTGCGCATCCATGCCATCGGCGAGGATGCCGAACTGCGCGATGTCGACGGACACTTCCACGATGCCTACGGGCTCGCGGCGGGCGAATGGGTACTCGTCCGTCCCGACGGCTATATCGGTGCGATCGTGGATGCCGCACACGTCGACGCCCTGCTCGCCTACATGGATCGCACCGGGCTGGCTGCGGGCCATCCCGCGCTCACTTCCGCAACGACCTGA
- a CDS encoding MarR family winged helix-turn-helix transcriptional regulator, whose protein sequence is MPTPKHVQDAHIRDQLRGLHGSLIRIVSVMNRPQGDETLIREAGIRLDRALFPPLVLIDRLGPIGVVELAERVGRDYTTVSRQVAKLETLGLVTRQAQAADRRIRESVITADGKVMIDALDAARERIARQAFEQWEGKDFDDLVRLTRKLAEAMETQIGVGSG, encoded by the coding sequence ATGCCAACGCCAAAACATGTGCAAGATGCACATATTCGTGACCAGCTGCGCGGACTGCATGGCTCGCTGATCCGCATCGTCAGCGTCATGAACCGCCCGCAGGGCGATGAGACGCTGATCCGCGAGGCCGGGATCCGGCTCGACCGGGCGTTGTTCCCGCCGCTGGTGCTGATCGATCGCCTCGGCCCGATCGGCGTGGTCGAACTCGCCGAGCGGGTGGGGCGCGACTACACGACGGTAAGCCGGCAGGTGGCGAAACTGGAGACGCTGGGCCTGGTGACACGGCAGGCGCAGGCCGCCGACCGGCGGATCCGGGAGTCGGTGATTACGGCCGACGGCAAGGTGATGATCGATGCGCTGGACGCCGCGCGCGAACGGATCGCCCGGCAAGCCTTCGAGCAGTGGGAGGGCAAGGATTTCGACGACCTGGTCCGGCTTACCCGCAAGCTCGCCGAGGCGATGGAAACCCAGATCGGGGTCGGCTCAGGCTGA
- a CDS encoding LysR family transcriptional regulator, translated as MTDFQDLSAFLAVVRAGGFREAARTHSQSASSLSEAVRRLEASMGVRLLNRTTRSVAATEVGARLAERLAPAFNEVEAALDVVNHFRDSPAGTLRINVPANVARTVLAPIVMPFLRRYPDIRLEVVVEDSFVDLLAAGCDAGIRYDERLEQDMIALPIGPRAQSLVTAATPAYLREHGIPIHPRDLLRHACMRGQFAGGYIPVWEFERDGEIVRVDPQGPLLVRQASAFDLAVEGALAGLGIVHLFEDWLRPHLESGALVTVLDDWTQVFGGPFLYYPGREHLPSPLRAFVDFVRETSPGSA; from the coding sequence ATGACCGATTTCCAGGATCTCTCCGCCTTCCTCGCCGTGGTCCGCGCCGGCGGCTTCCGCGAAGCCGCCCGCACCCACAGCCAGTCGGCCTCCAGCCTGAGCGAGGCCGTGCGACGGCTCGAAGCCAGCATGGGCGTCCGCCTGCTCAACCGGACCACCCGCTCGGTGGCCGCGACCGAGGTCGGCGCCCGGCTCGCCGAGCGGCTGGCACCGGCCTTCAACGAGGTCGAAGCCGCCCTCGACGTGGTCAACCACTTCCGCGACAGCCCGGCCGGCACCCTGCGCATCAACGTGCCAGCCAACGTGGCTCGCACGGTGCTCGCGCCGATCGTCATGCCGTTCCTGCGGCGCTATCCGGATATCCGCCTCGAGGTGGTCGTCGAGGACAGCTTCGTCGACCTGCTTGCCGCCGGCTGCGACGCCGGCATCCGCTACGACGAACGCCTCGAGCAGGACATGATCGCGCTGCCGATCGGACCCCGCGCGCAGTCGCTGGTGACCGCGGCGACCCCGGCCTACCTGCGCGAGCACGGCATCCCCATCCACCCGCGGGACCTGCTTCGGCACGCCTGCATGCGCGGCCAGTTCGCCGGTGGCTACATCCCCGTGTGGGAATTCGAGCGCGACGGCGAGATCGTCCGCGTCGATCCGCAAGGGCCGCTGCTGGTCCGCCAGGCCTCGGCGTTCGACCTCGCCGTGGAAGGCGCGCTGGCCGGCCTCGGCATCGTCCACCTGTTCGAAGACTGGCTACGCCCGCACCTCGAAAGCGGGGCGCTGGTCACGGTGCTCGACGACTGGACCCAGGTGTTCGGCGGACCGTTCCTCTACTACCCCGGCCGCGAACACCTGCCGTCGCCGCTGCGCGCCTTCGTCGATTTCGTCCGCGAGACGTCGCCAGGATCAGCCTGA
- a CDS encoding aldo/keto reductase family oxidoreductase has translation MTKAGNWTLGDRTVHRMGYGAMQLAGEGVFGPPKDRAGAIAVLRAAIEAGVNHIDTSDFYGPHVTNQIIREAISPYPDDLTIVTKVGAVRGEDASWRPAQKPAELVQAVHDNLRNLGLDVLDVVNLRIMGDVHAPKEGSIEAQFTALAELREKGLIRHLGVSNATLKQVQEAQGIAPVVCVQNQYNLVQREDDALVDTLDAMGIAYVPFFPLGGFSPLQSEELAAVAKHLDETPMQVALAWLLHRSPNILLIPGTSSLAHLKQNLAAATIELPHDVLDELEAIGSKG, from the coding sequence ATGACGAAAGCAGGTAACTGGACGCTGGGCGACCGCACGGTGCATCGCATGGGTTACGGCGCGATGCAGCTGGCCGGGGAGGGCGTGTTTGGCCCGCCGAAGGATCGCGCTGGCGCCATCGCGGTGTTGCGCGCGGCGATCGAGGCCGGGGTGAACCACATCGACACCAGCGACTTCTACGGCCCGCACGTGACCAACCAGATCATTCGCGAGGCGATCAGTCCCTATCCGGACGACCTCACCATCGTGACCAAGGTCGGTGCGGTGCGTGGCGAAGACGCTTCGTGGCGCCCGGCGCAGAAGCCGGCCGAACTGGTCCAGGCCGTGCACGACAACCTGCGCAACCTTGGCCTGGACGTGCTCGACGTGGTGAACCTGCGGATCATGGGCGACGTGCACGCGCCGAAGGAAGGTTCGATCGAGGCGCAGTTCACGGCACTGGCCGAGCTGCGCGAGAAAGGCCTGATCCGCCACCTTGGCGTCAGCAATGCGACGCTGAAGCAGGTGCAGGAAGCCCAGGGCATCGCGCCGGTGGTCTGCGTGCAGAACCAGTACAACCTGGTGCAGCGCGAGGACGACGCGCTGGTCGATACGCTGGATGCGATGGGCATCGCCTACGTGCCGTTCTTCCCGCTGGGCGGTTTCAGCCCGCTGCAGTCGGAGGAGCTGGCCGCGGTGGCGAAGCACCTCGACGAAACGCCGATGCAGGTGGCGCTGGCGTGGCTGCTGCATCGCTCGCCGAACATCCTGCTGATCCCCGGGACGTCGTCGCTCGCGCACCTGAAGCAGAACCTTGCCGCGGCGACGATCGAGCTGCCGCACGATGTGCTGGATGAGTTGGAGGCGATTGGGTCGAAGGGCTGA
- a CDS encoding aminotransferase class I/II-fold pyridoxal phosphate-dependent enzyme yields MTALPDFRLETYFSRWEFAARYHLTASDAQSMTLDELLAMATPTDREDFGRLHLGYTQTWGAPALREAIAGTYANRAADDILCFAGAEEGLYVAMRVLMEAGDHAIVVTPNYQSAETLPLSIGQATGVPLDPDDHWSLDIDRIAAAIRPNTRVVSINFPHNPTGKILERDRFDALVALCRTHGLWLFSDEVYHGLGPTGTVHLPHAADVYERGVSLGVMSKAYGLPGLRLGWIACADRDLLQRMERYKHYLSICNAGPSEQLALIALKNRERILARNQALVDANLVTLDGFFARHADRFAWQRPDGGCVAYPRYLGKEGVDAFCADLVERSGVLLLPASNYVSQLGDTPEGRFRIGFGRADCAETVGALEAHLRG; encoded by the coding sequence ATGACCGCCCTTCCCGACTTCCGCCTGGAAACATACTTCTCCCGTTGGGAGTTCGCCGCGCGCTACCACCTCACGGCATCCGACGCGCAGAGCATGACGCTGGACGAGTTGCTAGCCATGGCCACGCCCACCGACCGCGAAGACTTCGGACGGCTGCACCTGGGCTACACGCAGACCTGGGGCGCGCCCGCGTTGCGCGAGGCCATCGCCGGCACGTACGCCAACCGCGCTGCCGACGACATCCTCTGCTTCGCCGGCGCGGAGGAAGGCCTCTACGTCGCCATGCGCGTGCTGATGGAGGCGGGCGACCACGCCATCGTGGTGACTCCGAACTACCAGTCGGCGGAGACCCTGCCGCTGTCGATCGGCCAGGCCACCGGTGTGCCGCTCGACCCTGACGACCACTGGTCGCTCGACATCGATCGCATCGCCGCGGCCATCCGCCCGAACACACGCGTGGTCTCGATCAATTTCCCACACAACCCGACCGGCAAGATCCTCGAACGCGATCGCTTCGACGCGCTCGTCGCGCTGTGCCGCACGCACGGGCTGTGGCTATTCAGCGACGAGGTCTACCACGGGCTCGGACCCACCGGCACGGTGCACCTACCCCACGCGGCGGACGTCTACGAACGCGGCGTCTCGCTCGGCGTGATGTCCAAGGCCTACGGCCTTCCCGGTCTGCGCCTGGGCTGGATCGCCTGCGCGGATCGCGACCTGCTGCAGCGGATGGAACGCTACAAACACTATCTGTCGATCTGCAATGCGGGGCCGTCCGAACAGCTCGCGCTCATCGCCCTGAAGAACCGCGAGCGCATCCTGGCGCGCAACCAGGCATTGGTCGATGCGAACCTGGTGACACTGGACGGCTTCTTCGCACGGCATGCGGATCGCTTCGCCTGGCAGCGGCCGGACGGTGGCTGCGTGGCGTATCCGCGGTACCTCGGCAAAGAAGGCGTCGATGCGTTCTGCGCGGACCTGGTGGAGCGTAGCGGGGTGTTGTTGTTGCCGGCGTCCAATTACGTGTCGCAGCTGGGGGACACACCGGAAGGGCGATTCCGGATCGGGTTTGGGCGGGCGGATTGTGCCGAGACGGTCGGGGCGCTGGAGGCGCATTTGCGCGGGTGA
- a CDS encoding EamA family transporter → MNSRSAPWLPALAVLGSVTSLCIGTSFAKKLFPLVGAEGTSALRVGFSALVLVLFWRPWRWPLSRRDAGFVIRYGLTLGVMNLLFYMALRTIPFGLAVAIEFSGPLAVAMWSSRRPVDFLWLGSAIAGLAMLLPIGQHATLDPTGVLFALGAAVCWALYILFGKQAGHLHAGHSVSLGLVAASLVVVPFGVAHAGASLLDPAILAAGVGIAIVSSAIPMSLEMMALKRLPSQTFGIMVSLEPAVASLLAMLLLDEHLTAHQWVAIGFIVLASIGSTITAQRARPQAVELAG, encoded by the coding sequence ATGAATTCCCGTTCTGCTCCCTGGCTTCCCGCGCTTGCCGTGCTCGGGTCGGTCACCTCGCTTTGCATCGGCACGTCGTTCGCGAAGAAGCTCTTCCCGCTGGTGGGCGCGGAAGGCACGTCGGCCCTGCGCGTGGGTTTTTCCGCGCTGGTGCTGGTGCTGTTCTGGCGTCCGTGGCGCTGGCCGCTGAGCCGCCGCGACGCGGGTTTCGTCATCCGCTACGGGCTCACGCTCGGGGTGATGAACCTGCTGTTCTACATGGCGCTGCGCACGATCCCGTTTGGCCTGGCGGTGGCCATCGAGTTCAGTGGCCCACTCGCGGTAGCGATGTGGTCGTCGCGGCGGCCGGTGGATTTCCTCTGGCTGGGCAGTGCGATCGCCGGCCTGGCCATGCTGTTACCGATCGGCCAGCACGCCACGCTGGATCCCACGGGCGTGCTGTTCGCGTTGGGTGCCGCGGTGTGCTGGGCCCTCTACATCCTGTTCGGCAAGCAGGCGGGCCACCTGCACGCGGGGCATTCCGTGTCGCTTGGACTGGTGGCGGCGAGCCTCGTGGTAGTGCCCTTCGGGGTGGCTCACGCGGGGGCGAGCCTGCTCGACCCGGCGATCCTCGCAGCGGGCGTCGGGATAGCCATCGTCTCGAGTGCCATCCCGATGTCGCTGGAAATGATGGCGTTGAAGCGTCTGCCCAGCCAGACCTTCGGCATCATGGTCAGCCTCGAGCCGGCGGTGGCGTCGCTGCTGGCCATGCTGCTGCTCGACGAGCACCTCACGGCACATCAATGGGTCGCCATTGGCTTCATCGTGCTGGCGTCCATTGGCAGCACGATCACCGCCCAGCGGGCCCGTCCCCAGGCGGTCGAGCTCGCGGGATAG
- a CDS encoding CocE/NonD family hydrolase, which produces MHRRSLPLALLTLSLAVAAGLAVAQTAPMTPDIPAKYDAPLTANDFIKRVVEIPMRDGVTLHTVIVIPKGAKHAPILLTRTPYNADGRAGRSDAHTMRDLLPQGDEVFVDAGYIRVFQDVRGKYGSKGDYVMTRPLVGPLNDTRVDHSTDAYDTIDWLVKNLPESNGRVGMLGSSYEGFTVVMALVNPHPALKVAAPESPMVDGWMGDDWFHYGAFRQTNFDYFTGQTTKAGKGSEIPRAGFDDYANFLRAGSAGDYARAAGLDQLPYWRKVSEHPAYDSFWSNQALDKVMAKQPLKVPTMWLQGLWDQEDMWGAIHSYEAVEPKDKGNDKNFLVMGPWRHSQVNYGAASLGALNWDGDTALQFRRDVLLPFFNQYLVDGAPKANTPPVLIYNTGENHWDRFKSWPQAKGTKPLYLEANGGLSFTAPGAEAAKYDEYVSDPAKPVPYVPRPVNFGDRQSWTTWLVHDQRFVDGRPDVLTYVTEPLTSPLRVAGAPQVDLYASTSGTDSDWVVKLIDVYPDTNASSPEMGGYELSVSMDIFRGRYRESFSEPKALTPNTPLQYKFALPTVNHTFLPGHRVMVQVQSSWFPLYDRNPQTFVPNIFFAKPTDYQKATQQIWHTPGHASAIDLPVMP; this is translated from the coding sequence ATGCATCGTCGTTCGCTGCCGTTGGCCCTGCTTACCCTGTCCCTCGCCGTCGCCGCCGGCCTCGCCGTCGCGCAAACCGCGCCGATGACGCCGGACATCCCCGCGAAGTACGACGCGCCGCTCACGGCGAACGACTTCATCAAGCGCGTGGTCGAGATCCCGATGCGTGATGGCGTCACCCTGCACACGGTGATCGTGATCCCGAAGGGCGCGAAGCACGCGCCGATCCTGCTCACCCGCACCCCGTACAACGCCGATGGCCGCGCCGGCCGCTCCGACGCCCACACCATGCGCGACCTGCTCCCGCAGGGCGACGAGGTGTTCGTCGACGCTGGCTACATCCGCGTCTTCCAGGACGTGCGTGGCAAGTACGGCTCCAAGGGCGACTACGTGATGACCCGGCCGCTGGTCGGCCCGCTCAACGACACCAGGGTCGACCATTCCACCGACGCCTACGACACGATCGACTGGCTGGTGAAGAACCTGCCGGAATCCAACGGCAGGGTCGGCATGCTCGGCTCGTCGTACGAAGGCTTTACCGTGGTGATGGCGCTGGTCAATCCGCATCCCGCGCTGAAGGTCGCCGCGCCGGAAAGCCCGATGGTCGACGGCTGGATGGGCGACGACTGGTTCCACTACGGCGCCTTCCGCCAGACCAACTTCGACTATTTCACCGGGCAGACCACCAAGGCGGGGAAGGGCAGCGAGATCCCGCGCGCCGGTTTCGACGACTACGCCAACTTCCTCCGCGCGGGTTCCGCCGGCGACTACGCCCGCGCCGCCGGGCTGGACCAGCTGCCGTACTGGCGCAAGGTCAGCGAGCACCCCGCCTACGACAGCTTCTGGTCGAACCAGGCGCTGGACAAGGTGATGGCAAAGCAGCCGCTGAAGGTGCCGACCATGTGGCTGCAGGGCCTGTGGGACCAGGAAGACATGTGGGGCGCGATCCACAGCTACGAGGCGGTCGAGCCGAAGGACAAGGGCAACGACAAGAACTTCCTCGTCATGGGTCCGTGGCGGCATAGCCAGGTGAACTACGGTGCCGCGTCGCTCGGTGCCCTGAACTGGGATGGCGATACCGCCCTGCAGTTCCGCCGCGACGTGCTGTTGCCGTTCTTCAACCAGTACCTGGTCGACGGCGCGCCCAAGGCGAACACGCCGCCGGTGCTGATCTACAACACGGGCGAAAACCACTGGGATCGCTTCAAGTCGTGGCCGCAGGCAAAGGGCACGAAGCCGCTTTACCTGGAAGCCAACGGTGGCCTGTCGTTCACTGCGCCGGGCGCCGAAGCGGCGAAGTACGACGAGTACGTTTCCGATCCGGCCAAGCCGGTGCCCTATGTGCCGCGCCCGGTGAATTTCGGTGACCGCCAGTCGTGGACGACGTGGCTGGTCCACGACCAGCGCTTCGTCGACGGCCGCCCCGACGTGCTGACCTACGTGACCGAGCCGCTGACCTCCCCGCTGCGCGTCGCTGGCGCCCCGCAGGTCGACCTGTATGCCTCGACCAGCGGCACGGACAGCGACTGGGTGGTGAAGCTGATCGACGTCTACCCGGACACCAACGCGAGCAGCCCGGAGATGGGTGGCTATGAGCTGTCGGTGTCGATGGATATCTTCCGCGGCCGCTATCGGGAGAGCTTCAGCGAGCCGAAGGCGCTCACGCCGAATACGCCGCTGCAGTACAAGTTCGCGCTGCCGACGGTGAACCATACGTTCCTGCCGGGTCACCGGGTGATGGTCCAGGTGCAGTCGTCGTGGTTCCCGCTCTACGACCGCAACCCGCAGACGTTCGTGCCGAACATCTTCTTCGCGAAGCCGACGGACTACCAGAAGGCCACGCAGCAAATCTGGCACACCCCGGGCCACGCCAGCGCCATCGACCTGCCTGTGATGCCGTAA